One region of Natronorubrum aibiense genomic DNA includes:
- a CDS encoding AI-2E family transporter — protein sequence MNVSKGFYLLLVTISAVLTLAIVWPFLQYVLLAVLLAYVLYPLQKRLEPRVGPSFSSASLVVGATLSIIVPFAAMIGLIATDVVRFAQSLENGGPGIDRLETTISERTGQDVNIAETATNGARSAAEGLLGGAPDALSGLIHAVVGIGLAAFLLYFLLRDGDRLFTWVREIVPLPREVQTTLFEELDRLTWAVLVGHVAVAIIQGVLAGLGLFATGIPNVVFWTFVMILLSLIPLIGSFAVWAPAAVWLAATGSAVAAVALAVYGTIVVGASDEFLRPLIVGRADVNPSIIIVGVIGGMYLMGFMGLFFGPVIVGACKVILETFDDHYDDLEPAGDW from the coding sequence ATGAACGTCAGCAAGGGGTTTTACCTCCTTCTCGTCACGATTTCGGCCGTGCTGACGCTCGCGATAGTGTGGCCGTTCCTGCAGTACGTCCTGCTCGCCGTGCTTCTGGCGTACGTTCTCTATCCGCTGCAGAAACGGCTCGAGCCTCGAGTCGGCCCGTCGTTCTCGTCGGCCTCGTTGGTCGTCGGGGCGACGCTGTCGATCATCGTCCCGTTTGCGGCGATGATCGGCCTCATCGCGACCGATGTCGTGCGGTTCGCACAGTCCCTAGAGAACGGCGGACCGGGGATCGATCGCCTCGAGACGACGATCAGCGAGCGCACGGGACAGGACGTGAACATCGCCGAGACGGCGACCAACGGTGCCCGAAGCGCTGCCGAAGGGCTGTTAGGGGGTGCACCCGACGCCCTCAGTGGACTCATCCACGCGGTGGTCGGGATCGGGCTGGCAGCGTTCCTCCTCTATTTCCTGTTGCGAGATGGGGATCGCCTGTTCACCTGGGTCCGCGAGATCGTTCCCCTCCCACGCGAAGTCCAGACGACGCTGTTCGAGGAACTGGATCGGCTCACGTGGGCGGTACTGGTCGGTCACGTTGCCGTGGCGATTATCCAGGGCGTACTCGCGGGACTCGGCCTGTTCGCGACCGGCATTCCGAACGTCGTCTTCTGGACGTTCGTCATGATCTTGCTCTCGCTGATTCCGCTGATCGGCTCGTTCGCCGTCTGGGCGCCGGCTGCAGTGTGGCTGGCCGCAACCGGCTCGGCCGTTGCGGCGGTCGCGCTGGCCGTCTACGGGACCATCGTCGTCGGCGCTTCCGACGAGTTCCTCCGACCGCTGATCGTCGGTCGCGCCGACGTCAACCCGAGTATCATCATCGTCGGCGTCATCGGCGGGATGTACCTCATGGGCTTTATGGGGCTGTTCTTCGGCCCGGTCATCGTCGGCGCGTGTAAGGTCATCCTCGAGACGTTCGACGACCACTACGACGACCTCGAGCCGGCCGGCGACTGGTAG
- a CDS encoding SPW repeat domain-containing protein, with protein MTDSNKDDREPRSAHESANDLGRESHTGAPSDDADTITAADVDSGTGVGDRPDRRDPRDESTAIADEERRRKTSVLSIVIAALGVWAAVSVLAFDTGAAALWNNLLAGAFVAIAAGYNFYRLSNDIPLSIGVASLVAILGIWLIISPALLEMTGMLFWSTLGAGLLIAALAGYNAYEARGARRVATESTRA; from the coding sequence ATGACCGACTCGAACAAAGACGACCGTGAGCCACGCTCGGCACACGAGAGTGCGAACGACCTCGGCCGAGAATCGCACACCGGAGCGCCATCCGACGACGCCGATACCATCACCGCCGCCGACGTCGATTCGGGAACTGGCGTCGGCGACCGTCCGGATCGTCGAGACCCTCGAGACGAGTCCACCGCGATCGCAGACGAGGAACGGCGACGGAAGACGTCGGTGCTTAGCATCGTCATCGCTGCACTCGGCGTCTGGGCCGCCGTCTCGGTGCTGGCTTTCGATACCGGCGCGGCGGCGCTCTGGAACAACCTGCTGGCCGGTGCGTTCGTCGCCATCGCCGCCGGCTACAACTTCTACCGGCTGTCGAACGACATTCCGCTGAGCATCGGCGTCGCTTCGCTGGTGGCGATCCTCGGTATCTGGCTGATCATCTCACCGGCACTGCTCGAGATGACTGGGATGCTGTTCTGGAGTACACTCGGCGCTGGACTGCTCATCGCCGCCTTGGCAGGATACAACGCCTACGAAGCCCGCGGTGCCCGACGGGTCGCGACCGAGTCCACGCGGGCCTGA
- a CDS encoding AAA domain-containing protein — protein MHIRGTVAGEVEVRSVSTSYGESELAEVPLLLAAEDDGERPPTRTFARDGDGAVSDPTSDYETTTVTLWNKWAESADYLEPGLEVLVTDAKEETYQGETQYATTGDSYVVVEPSFLVNVTAIRNWVQCPRLYYLNKLSGVPLNYPVVKGTLVHEVFGDLLRGRDLEESIDARVDERGLELGLLGETPEAVAEEVRENAKAIEGWLEQGRLTEEDSWRSEQLLISETFGLRGRADAIRRGAPVELKTGKNLKKEPRFKDKVQAACYALLLEEHGGDVDLGTLLYTKNSALDRNEETGDLTPAKEFTMGDGLLKFVVRQRNELAAMEISGDVPTGYEGSAKCEYCFEQDTCMVVSGRLDQESKAGQIATPLPEEEREYFYRFYQAIEEERREVHREYAKLWEQDAQERADDDRALIDLKFVEKRPLEGGRWELRARRTSSANSKIREGDFVLASDGHPVRGNSELATIERLDDEVVLTADEPVEVTRLDVYPSELTTDRLLVAMHDALLKGDERRKDILFGRATAEFDEISETFIDNNAAQNEAVTKAVGARDCALIHGPPGTGKTYTIARAIRAMVERGERVLLSAFTNRAVDNALEALLEQLEDGVGSQTQRSGDGKAVSVVRVGSESGIREDMEPYRLERAGDPEDRVAELQNAQVVAATTATCGSRVMKEQAFDVALVDEAAQLTEPGTCAAINLAERFVLVGDHEQLPPVVRAENDLTESLFERLIDCHPEAGVMLDRQYRMNQRIQAFASQEFYDGELRPAEPEVAGRTLDDLAGVSTDALPPELQDPVAFVDVEGDGGQYTDSEEAARIADLIATYERAGLERSEIGVIAPFRAQVSEIASHVPDDVTVDTVDRFQGSSQEVIIVSFTATGSLEGPIFEDYRRINVALTRPKRALVLVGDPAALASDPVYERMLEWART, from the coding sequence GTGCACATACGCGGAACCGTCGCTGGCGAGGTCGAAGTGCGCTCGGTGTCGACGAGCTACGGCGAAAGCGAACTCGCCGAGGTGCCGCTGTTGCTGGCGGCCGAGGATGACGGCGAGCGACCCCCGACCAGAACGTTCGCTCGAGACGGTGACGGTGCAGTGTCGGACCCGACATCTGATTACGAGACCACGACGGTCACGCTGTGGAACAAGTGGGCCGAGTCGGCCGACTACCTCGAGCCGGGACTAGAGGTGCTCGTCACCGACGCGAAAGAAGAGACGTATCAGGGCGAGACCCAGTACGCCACGACGGGCGACTCCTACGTCGTCGTCGAGCCGAGCTTTCTGGTGAACGTGACGGCGATCCGCAACTGGGTGCAGTGTCCCCGCCTCTACTATCTGAACAAACTCTCGGGCGTGCCGCTGAACTACCCCGTCGTCAAGGGGACGCTCGTCCACGAGGTCTTCGGCGACCTCTTGCGAGGACGCGACCTCGAGGAGTCGATCGACGCTCGCGTCGACGAACGCGGCCTCGAGCTCGGCTTGCTCGGCGAGACACCCGAGGCCGTCGCCGAGGAGGTCAGAGAGAACGCCAAAGCGATCGAAGGCTGGCTCGAGCAGGGTCGATTAACCGAAGAAGACAGCTGGCGCTCCGAACAACTCCTCATCAGCGAGACGTTCGGCCTCCGCGGCCGGGCCGACGCGATCCGTCGCGGCGCGCCGGTCGAACTCAAGACGGGCAAGAACCTGAAGAAAGAGCCGCGATTCAAGGACAAGGTGCAGGCCGCCTGTTATGCGCTCTTGCTCGAGGAACACGGCGGCGACGTCGACCTCGGGACGCTGCTCTATACGAAGAACTCGGCGCTAGATCGCAACGAGGAGACTGGCGATCTCACCCCGGCAAAGGAGTTCACGATGGGCGACGGCCTGTTGAAATTCGTCGTCCGCCAGCGTAACGAACTCGCGGCGATGGAGATTTCAGGCGACGTGCCGACCGGCTACGAGGGCTCGGCGAAGTGTGAGTACTGTTTCGAACAGGACACCTGCATGGTCGTCTCGGGCCGACTCGATCAGGAATCGAAAGCCGGCCAGATCGCGACGCCGCTGCCCGAGGAGGAACGCGAGTACTTCTATCGGTTCTATCAGGCGATCGAAGAAGAACGCCGGGAGGTCCACCGCGAGTACGCCAAACTCTGGGAACAGGACGCCCAGGAGCGCGCCGACGACGACCGGGCGCTGATCGACCTCAAGTTCGTCGAGAAACGCCCGCTCGAGGGCGGTCGCTGGGAGCTTCGCGCCCGGCGGACGAGCAGCGCGAACTCGAAGATTCGGGAAGGCGACTTCGTCTTGGCGAGCGACGGCCATCCAGTGCGTGGGAACTCGGAGCTTGCAACGATCGAACGGCTCGATGACGAAGTCGTCCTGACAGCCGACGAGCCGGTCGAGGTCACGCGCCTCGACGTCTACCCCTCCGAACTGACGACCGACCGGCTGCTGGTCGCGATGCACGACGCGCTGCTCAAAGGCGACGAGCGCCGCAAGGACATCCTGTTCGGACGGGCCACGGCCGAATTTGACGAGATTTCAGAGACGTTCATCGACAACAACGCCGCCCAGAACGAGGCCGTGACGAAAGCCGTCGGCGCACGGGATTGTGCCCTGATCCACGGGCCGCCGGGCACCGGGAAGACCTACACCATCGCCCGTGCCATCCGCGCGATGGTCGAACGCGGCGAGCGCGTCCTGCTCTCTGCGTTTACGAACCGAGCCGTCGACAACGCCCTCGAGGCCTTGCTCGAGCAACTCGAGGACGGCGTTGGGTCGCAGACGCAACGATCTGGAGACGGCAAAGCCGTCTCCGTCGTCCGCGTCGGCTCCGAGAGCGGCATCCGCGAGGATATGGAGCCCTACCGGCTGGAACGCGCCGGCGACCCTGAAGACCGCGTCGCAGAACTACAAAATGCGCAGGTCGTCGCCGCGACGACGGCGACGTGCGGTTCCCGCGTGATGAAAGAGCAGGCGTTCGACGTCGCGCTCGTCGACGAGGCCGCCCAGCTGACGGAGCCGGGCACCTGCGCGGCGATCAATCTCGCCGAGCGGTTCGTCCTCGTCGGGGACCACGAGCAGCTACCGCCGGTCGTCCGCGCCGAAAACGACCTCACGGAGTCGCTGTTCGAACGGCTCATCGACTGTCATCCCGAGGCTGGCGTCATGCTCGATCGCCAGTACCGGATGAACCAGCGCATTCAGGCCTTCGCCTCGCAGGAGTTCTACGACGGCGAGCTCCGACCCGCCGAACCCGAGGTCGCCGGACGGACCCTTGACGATCTCGCGGGCGTCTCGACGGACGCACTCCCACCGGAACTGCAAGATCCGGTCGCGTTCGTCGACGTCGAGGGCGACGGCGGGCAGTACACCGACAGCGAGGAGGCGGCCCGAATCGCCGACCTGATCGCAACCTACGAGCGCGCGGGCCTCGAGCGATCCGAAATCGGCGTCATCGCGCCGTTTCGCGCGCAGGTTTCGGAGATCGCGAGTCACGTCCCCGACGACGTCACCGTCGACACGGTCGACCGTTTCCAAGGCTCGAGTCAGGAGGTCATCATCGTCTCGTTTACGGCGACGGGGTCGCTCGAGGGCCCTATCTTCGAGGATTACCGGCGGATCAACGTCGCACTGACCCGGCCGAAACGGGCGCTCGTGCTCGTCGGCGACCCGGCGGCGTTGGCATCGGACCCCGTGTACGAGCGGATGCTCGAGTGGGCACGGACGTAA
- a CDS encoding phosphatase PAP2 family protein produces MRFEAESELVREAVSAEYAEFVIAITELGGVTALMGILALLFWWGDRRQSALVISYAIAGLAVLLAVKTAFALPRPPEDAMLVALEDEREGYGFPSGHAFAATVVYGGLLSMSDRAREPWTVVGVVALVVAVSLSRVVLGVHYLGDVIVGMLLGVGFVVAMNRLTRGVPAVGFAVALVLAVPALAITGVSEDTVLAVGGALGGLLTAGRIDRLPALRSRLEGVALAAVGGSGIVVLQVAESVVDATLALGVLYAALVAWIFVVPTVVGRVGDRLVDSSVDNRRSRRPTEE; encoded by the coding sequence ATGCGATTCGAAGCGGAGAGCGAACTCGTTCGCGAGGCAGTGTCGGCAGAGTATGCGGAGTTCGTGATCGCGATCACCGAACTCGGCGGCGTCACGGCGCTGATGGGTATCCTCGCGCTGTTGTTCTGGTGGGGCGACCGACGGCAGAGCGCGCTCGTGATCAGCTACGCGATCGCCGGCCTCGCCGTGTTGCTGGCGGTGAAGACGGCGTTCGCCCTCCCGCGACCGCCGGAAGACGCCATGCTGGTCGCACTCGAGGACGAGCGCGAAGGGTATGGCTTCCCGAGCGGCCACGCGTTCGCGGCGACGGTCGTCTACGGCGGCCTGCTCTCGATGTCCGACCGCGCTCGAGAACCGTGGACCGTCGTCGGCGTCGTCGCGCTCGTCGTCGCCGTCTCGCTCTCGCGGGTCGTCCTCGGGGTCCACTATTTGGGGGACGTGATCGTCGGTATGCTGTTGGGCGTCGGCTTCGTCGTCGCGATGAACCGACTCACTCGCGGCGTGCCGGCGGTCGGATTCGCGGTCGCGCTCGTCCTCGCGGTGCCCGCCCTCGCCATCACTGGCGTCAGCGAGGACACTGTCCTCGCCGTCGGCGGGGCGCTCGGCGGCCTCCTGACCGCCGGCCGAATCGACCGCCTTCCCGCGTTACGCTCGAGACTCGAGGGCGTCGCCCTCGCCGCGGTCGGTGGCAGCGGCATCGTAGTGCTCCAAGTCGCCGAATCGGTCGTCGACGCCACACTCGCGCTCGGCGTCCTGTACGCCGCTCTCGTCGCGTGGATTTTCGTCGTCCCCACGGTCGTCGGCCGCGTCGGCGACCGACTCGTCGACTCGTCGGTGGACAATCGTCGCTCGAGGCGGCCCACGGAGGAGTAG
- a CDS encoding AIR synthase family protein — protein sequence MPGKVSPDDLLEHVFGRTGTAADDETVLQGPADGEDAAGIAVPGCDETLVVSSDPISLAASQVGTLAVRVACNDVAASGADPRWLTAVIMLPDEDAPLEEITRDLDVAARDVGASIVGGHSEYVDQLERPLLSLTAMGMAESFVPTHGAEPGDSVVLTKAAGLEGTAILASDFGADLGVDDTICERAAGFVDEISIVVDGRAIREYATAMHDPTEGGVAAGALEIARASDVRLEIDRGAVPIREETEQLCAAAGVDPLRIFGSGALLATVPSEAVDDCLESLAEAGLEGAEIGTVGEGAFELVLDDESITEPIEDDLYPLWEAADAED from the coding sequence ATGCCCGGCAAGGTGAGCCCGGACGACTTGCTCGAACACGTCTTCGGCCGGACGGGAACGGCCGCCGACGACGAGACAGTGCTACAGGGACCCGCGGACGGCGAGGACGCCGCCGGAATTGCGGTGCCCGGCTGCGACGAGACGCTCGTCGTCAGCTCCGACCCCATCTCGCTTGCGGCCTCACAGGTCGGCACGCTCGCCGTCCGCGTCGCCTGCAACGACGTCGCCGCCTCGGGTGCCGACCCACGCTGGCTGACGGCCGTCATCATGCTCCCCGACGAGGACGCGCCGCTCGAGGAAATCACGCGCGACCTCGACGTGGCCGCTCGAGACGTCGGGGCGTCGATCGTCGGCGGCCACTCGGAGTACGTCGACCAGCTCGAGCGCCCGCTGCTCTCGCTGACGGCGATGGGGATGGCCGAGTCGTTCGTTCCGACACACGGCGCTGAACCCGGCGACAGCGTCGTGCTGACGAAAGCCGCCGGCCTCGAGGGCACCGCCATCCTCGCGTCCGACTTCGGTGCCGACCTCGGTGTCGACGACACCATCTGCGAGCGCGCTGCGGGATTCGTCGACGAGATCAGTATCGTCGTCGACGGCCGCGCGATTCGCGAGTACGCAACTGCGATGCACGACCCGACCGAGGGCGGCGTCGCCGCCGGCGCACTCGAGATCGCCCGCGCCTCCGACGTTCGCCTCGAAATCGACCGCGGCGCGGTGCCGATCCGCGAGGAGACCGAACAGTTGTGTGCGGCGGCCGGCGTCGACCCGCTTCGGATCTTCGGCTCCGGGGCGTTGCTCGCGACCGTGCCGAGCGAGGCCGTCGACGACTGCCTCGAGTCGCTCGCCGAGGCCGGCCTCGAGGGGGCCGAAATCGGCACGGTTGGCGAGGGTGCGTTCGAACTCGTCCTCGACGACGAGTCGATCACCGAGCCGATCGAGGACGACCTCTACCCGCTCTGGGAAGCGGCCGACGCCGAGGACTGA